A genomic window from Algoriphagus sp. Y33 includes:
- a CDS encoding PD40 domain-containing protein, which produces MKNFGSILLFLLSISAISCSQFPEPSPVNYELYVSDRDQYPKFSPDGEHIAYYHVNSQLADSEDYPTGLYIIDKNGNNRRLVLRGTHLNPAWSPDGQWLVFSTSGVLQKCKTDGDSLMTFKENDLSQYSSYFFPDWISNGTEILFDRAENIAGESNLLSIKKDFTGLRPIFGNFIVAGRDPELSPSGGRLVYTKASGDWDGWRIFAMDTTGDNELMLTENNNDNRSPTWSADGQMIAWSKNVRIHVMDSDGNNQTPLSPGVYPSWSVQGEIVYSHANHDYSKEVLYMIDPDESNRRQLTF; this is translated from the coding sequence ATGAAAAACTTTGGGTCTATTCTTTTATTCCTTTTATCTATATCCGCCATTTCATGCAGCCAGTTTCCGGAGCCTTCCCCCGTCAATTATGAGCTGTATGTCTCGGACCGTGATCAGTACCCCAAATTCTCACCTGACGGAGAGCATATCGCCTATTACCATGTCAATTCCCAATTAGCAGACTCGGAGGATTATCCAACGGGGTTGTACATCATCGATAAAAATGGAAATAACAGAAGGTTGGTACTTCGCGGAACCCATCTTAACCCAGCTTGGTCTCCAGACGGTCAGTGGTTGGTATTCTCCACATCAGGAGTGTTGCAGAAGTGTAAAACCGATGGTGACAGCCTTATGACATTTAAAGAGAATGATTTATCACAATACTCTTCCTATTTCTTTCCGGATTGGATCTCCAATGGGACGGAAATTCTTTTTGATAGGGCTGAAAATATTGCGGGGGAGAGTAATTTGTTGTCGATTAAAAAAGATTTTACAGGTTTAAGACCAATATTCGGGAATTTTATAGTGGCAGGTAGAGACCCGGAACTAAGCCCTAGTGGGGGTAGACTAGTTTATACAAAAGCTTCTGGCGATTGGGATGGCTGGAGAATTTTTGCGATGGATACGACAGGCGATAATGAGTTAATGTTGACGGAAAACAACAATGATAACCGAAGTCCTACCTGGTCTGCGGATGGCCAAATGATAGCTTGGAGTAAGAATGTCAGGATCCATGTTATGGATTCGGATGGAAACAATCAGACTCCATTATCACCTGGGGTTTACCCAAGCTGGTCAGTTCAGGGTGAAATTGTCTATAGCCATGCAAATCATGATTATTCTAAGGAAGTACTTTATATGATTGATCCTGACGAAAGCAATAGGCGTCAGCTGACCTTTTGA
- a CDS encoding DUF4403 family protein: MTSIRKFSILLFVAITLFGCKTAKIIPDKPVTGNLPERPERLSSEITIPFEIDINSINEYINQKLPSGQIESGSGSSGNTTRFSYQIYRNKPVVFSAQGNELIFKVPIDIRARGSYTACIGYWHHGRCRSSPISPGVTTTEHGDASPTVDIELRVKLAIQEDYTMKAETYLKGSLSGNTHLHIDLIGNLIRINIDIKDKLEKPLQKFVRDYQQEIDKKVAELVQQYDIKTEVNKYWVQVGQPMELGDFWLKSEPQKVIFENLNANDNKLRLALGLASKLEVVSQKPPDFNSPLPNLTLNENTEGLFNIYLPASTTFNSLEEILKREVVGKEYNKDGVKIKLNSIDLQGVKLTNTSLLLIKANVKGKAKSKRFKGDMYFTALPTIDTTNKLVFVEDFRIEANTNSFLINNGLPFLINNFYYNDLKNMLKYSYQEDYSKYYDLINDKLKNIEIDNLVINGTLEQLIVPGFYIDQESLDLLLIAKGKLTTIFKLE; this comes from the coding sequence ATGACATCAATTCGAAAATTTTCAATATTGCTTTTTGTAGCAATAACACTATTCGGTTGCAAAACTGCAAAAATTATTCCCGACAAGCCTGTTACAGGTAATTTGCCAGAACGACCTGAAAGGTTGAGTTCTGAAATTACGATTCCTTTTGAAATCGATATTAATTCTATCAACGAGTATATAAATCAAAAACTGCCAAGTGGACAGATTGAAAGCGGAAGTGGAAGCTCAGGTAATACGACCAGATTTTCATATCAGATTTACAGAAATAAACCTGTTGTATTTAGTGCTCAAGGAAATGAATTGATCTTTAAAGTTCCAATTGACATAAGAGCAAGAGGAAGTTATACTGCTTGTATTGGGTATTGGCACCACGGAAGATGCCGTTCATCACCGATAAGCCCGGGAGTAACTACCACAGAACACGGTGACGCTTCACCCACAGTTGATATAGAACTAAGAGTAAAGTTAGCAATACAAGAGGATTACACGATGAAAGCCGAAACGTATCTAAAAGGTAGCCTAAGCGGAAATACGCACCTTCACATAGACTTAATTGGTAACCTAATAAGAATAAATATTGATATTAAAGACAAACTAGAGAAACCCCTACAAAAATTTGTAAGAGACTACCAACAAGAGATAGATAAAAAAGTTGCTGAGTTAGTTCAACAATATGACATCAAAACCGAAGTGAACAAATATTGGGTTCAAGTTGGCCAACCTATGGAACTTGGTGACTTTTGGCTTAAGTCTGAACCACAAAAAGTTATTTTTGAGAATCTAAATGCAAATGACAATAAACTACGTCTTGCTTTAGGTTTGGCTTCAAAGTTAGAAGTTGTATCTCAAAAACCTCCAGACTTCAACAGTCCTTTACCAAACCTTACTCTAAACGAAAATACAGAAGGTCTGTTTAACATATATCTTCCTGCAAGTACTACTTTTAACTCGCTTGAAGAAATATTAAAAAGAGAAGTCGTTGGGAAAGAATATAATAAAGATGGCGTAAAAATTAAGCTAAATTCCATTGATTTACAAGGAGTAAAGCTAACCAATACAAGTTTATTATTAATTAAAGCTAATGTTAAAGGAAAAGCAAAATCAAAGAGATTTAAAGGAGATATGTATTTTACTGCACTACCCACAATTGACACCACCAACAAGCTTGTTTTTGTTGAGGATTTTAGAATTGAAGCAAATACAAATAGTTTTTTGATTAATAATGGTTTACCATTTTTAATTAACAACTTCTATTACAATGACCTCAAAAACATGCTAAAGTATTCATATCAAGAGGACTACTCTAAATATTATGATTTAATAAACGATAAGCTTAAAAATATTGAGATAGATAACTTAGTAATTAACGGTACTCTAGAACAACTAATAGTTCCAGGATTTTATATAGACCAAGAAAGTTTAGACTTACTGTTAATCGCAAAAGGGAAGCTAACAACAATATTTAAACTAGAATAA
- a CDS encoding phosphotransferase family protein has protein sequence MKLGELISAGEQSEIFMYGPDTLVKLFRKEISSRHVQREATNTAAAMAYGLPVPAVKDLIRLEGREGIVMEHIKGPTITAILRKAPHKIKIYAQKFARLQADMHSIPVTDFPNQREFMEKTILSSQGRLGRDTTETILKLFRDLPDSDRLCHNDFHQENIIFSAKGPIILDWQEALRGNPIADVVHAVLVQEHPVPAPILKSSSHYFQLHNKYRKLFARFYLQEYMKLTNTSSGQIRNWLIPVSTSRLFTKVSIEEKDWTEKYIRTNMDALSN, from the coding sequence ATGAAACTCGGTGAATTGATATCAGCAGGAGAACAGTCGGAAATTTTCATGTATGGTCCGGATACTTTGGTAAAGCTGTTTAGAAAAGAGATCAGTAGCCGGCATGTGCAAAGGGAGGCTACCAATACCGCGGCGGCCATGGCTTATGGACTGCCGGTACCTGCTGTAAAAGACCTCATCCGGCTTGAAGGCCGTGAGGGGATCGTGATGGAGCATATCAAGGGGCCAACTATCACCGCCATACTCAGGAAAGCTCCGCATAAAATCAAAATATACGCCCAAAAGTTTGCCCGGCTGCAGGCAGATATGCACAGCATTCCGGTGACGGACTTCCCGAACCAGCGGGAGTTTATGGAAAAAACGATTCTGAGCAGCCAGGGCCGTTTGGGAAGGGATACCACTGAAACAATACTCAAACTATTCCGGGACCTCCCGGACTCCGATAGGCTTTGCCACAACGATTTTCATCAAGAGAATATCATATTTTCTGCAAAAGGCCCGATAATTCTGGATTGGCAGGAAGCACTGAGGGGAAACCCGATCGCTGATGTGGTGCATGCCGTACTGGTACAGGAGCACCCGGTTCCTGCCCCCATCCTTAAAAGCTCCTCCCACTACTTTCAACTTCACAACAAGTACCGGAAGCTGTTTGCCAGGTTCTACCTTCAGGAATATATGAAACTGACCAACACCTCATCTGGTCAGATCCGGAATTGGCTAATACCCGTATCGACTTCAAGGTTATTCACCAAAGTTTCTATAGAGGAAAAAGATTGGACTGAGAAATATATCAGGACAAACATGGATGCTCTGTCAAACTAA
- a CDS encoding aspartyl/asparaginyl beta-hydroxylase domain-containing protein yields MNYQMNIDAPDIPLRKEEKQTTRDAEPWYSIFGGRYQGDHPPFYDREQLPWTKILEANWKIIRDELLGLIEEDPDRLQPYKINKSMSFPPKKWKTMGLIFWNMKNHRNCNRCPQTMKILQSLPGCTSASLSILEPQSNINPHQGDTDAVIRCHMGLSIPGNLPECGFQVDNEIKGWEEGKTLPFCDARTHTAWNHTSQRRYIMILDVMRPEFRNRKNEICAHVLASAAVQMLYQKYNFLRNRKRYIKKMIYHVVRTVMFLYLPFQRISLKHQPK; encoded by the coding sequence ATGAATTATCAAATGAACATTGATGCCCCAGACATCCCTTTACGCAAAGAAGAAAAACAGACCACCCGGGATGCAGAGCCTTGGTACAGTATTTTCGGCGGAAGATACCAAGGGGACCATCCTCCCTTTTACGACCGGGAGCAATTGCCTTGGACAAAAATCCTGGAGGCAAACTGGAAGATCATCCGCGACGAGCTGCTTGGTCTGATCGAAGAAGATCCGGACCGGCTACAGCCGTATAAGATTAACAAATCCATGTCGTTCCCTCCAAAAAAGTGGAAAACTATGGGGCTGATCTTCTGGAATATGAAAAATCACAGGAACTGTAACCGTTGCCCACAGACGATGAAGATCCTCCAATCCTTACCGGGATGTACTTCTGCATCATTGAGCATCTTGGAACCACAATCCAACATCAACCCACACCAGGGTGATACCGATGCGGTGATCAGGTGCCACATGGGGCTATCCATACCGGGCAACTTACCGGAATGTGGCTTCCAGGTAGACAACGAGATCAAAGGATGGGAAGAAGGAAAAACACTCCCTTTTTGTGACGCCAGAACGCATACCGCTTGGAACCACACTTCGCAAAGGAGGTATATCATGATTCTTGACGTGATGCGCCCGGAGTTCAGAAACAGAAAAAATGAGATTTGCGCACATGTATTGGCTTCAGCAGCCGTGCAAATGCTCTATCAAAAATATAACTTTCTAAGAAACAGAAAGCGGTACATCAAGAAAATGATCTACCATGTGGTGCGGACTGTAATGTTTTTATACCTGCCTTTTCAACGCATTTCCCTTAAACACCAGCCGAAATGA